In Vibrio sp. 10N, the following proteins share a genomic window:
- a CDS encoding MFS transporter, protein MSLVSVPFVGTGADTALHVVSAVVLVASIGAAIYGFWRIHELPINKAHSRDHHQLGLITALTWIGFIWHWVWVLAVIIAFVDMEKAIIRLRDIWSSDSEKSESDAC, encoded by the coding sequence ATGAGTTTAGTGAGTGTCCCTTTCGTTGGAACGGGGGCAGATACGGCACTTCACGTCGTGTCAGCCGTTGTGTTAGTCGCCAGTATTGGTGCTGCGATTTATGGGTTTTGGCGAATCCATGAACTTCCTATCAATAAAGCCCACAGTCGAGACCATCACCAGCTTGGGCTGATCACGGCACTCACTTGGATTGGCTTTATCTGGCATTGGGTATGGGTGTTGGCTGTGATTATCGCATTTGTAGATATGGAGAAAGCCATTATTCGCCTGCGCGATATTTGGAGCAGTGACAGCGAAAAATCGGAGAGTGATGCATGTTAG
- a CDS encoding HlyD family secretion protein has protein sequence MLEGLAVWALFIYLLRLIGMPWNKFSKSFAYVGGVGWLMFVWVGLINYTPMDLSGGSLVQAPHIHLRPDSSNVSGKVIKLHIEPNQQISKGQLIYEIDPKSYQIALDQAVIQHDAAEVSLDSAIQDVEIAKSTYLSSLKAVETSQSQLNAAVVDYQLQQKMLKRFQEQNSVVSNTITESDIDKQMSLVEVARHKVTTIEAQLEKKRVDSDKAKLAINKSALAVESKRAELRNIQENVERAQWDLDSTKVYAPADGFVTNFILREGQLLSRVPRLQMYTNEKYVLMRVNHQAIRNIHQGQAAEFSTSVYPGHVFAAEVEGIVEATGESQGTLLALDQSVRTTTGQNVNNKHHFVRLKIHETDGYDIPVGAVGLAWVSGDKPIGFLAFLDVIRGIILRMKSQLYFFYSI, from the coding sequence ATGTTAGAAGGTTTAGCTGTTTGGGCTCTGTTCATCTACTTACTTAGGCTAATCGGCATGCCTTGGAATAAGTTCTCCAAGAGCTTTGCGTATGTTGGTGGTGTAGGTTGGTTAATGTTTGTTTGGGTCGGCCTAATTAACTATACACCGATGGATCTCTCTGGAGGGTCTTTGGTTCAGGCGCCGCATATCCATTTACGCCCAGACTCATCCAATGTTTCAGGCAAGGTCATCAAACTTCACATTGAGCCTAATCAGCAGATTAGCAAAGGTCAGCTTATCTATGAGATCGATCCAAAGTCTTACCAGATTGCCTTAGATCAAGCGGTTATTCAACACGATGCCGCTGAAGTGTCTCTCGACAGCGCCATTCAAGATGTTGAAATTGCTAAGTCGACTTACTTATCATCACTTAAAGCGGTAGAGACTTCTCAGAGTCAGCTTAATGCAGCCGTTGTCGACTATCAGTTGCAGCAAAAAATGCTCAAGCGATTTCAAGAGCAGAACTCTGTGGTGAGCAACACCATCACGGAGAGCGATATAGATAAGCAGATGAGCTTAGTGGAAGTCGCACGTCATAAGGTGACGACTATCGAAGCTCAACTTGAGAAGAAGCGTGTTGATTCCGATAAAGCTAAGTTGGCTATCAATAAATCAGCGCTTGCTGTTGAGAGTAAACGTGCAGAGCTTCGTAACATTCAAGAAAATGTAGAACGAGCTCAATGGGACTTGGACAGCACCAAGGTTTATGCGCCAGCAGATGGCTTTGTAACTAACTTCATTCTGCGAGAAGGTCAGCTTTTGTCGCGAGTGCCTCGCTTGCAGATGTACACCAATGAGAAGTACGTGCTGATGCGAGTCAACCATCAGGCCATTCGTAATATTCATCAAGGACAAGCAGCCGAGTTTTCAACTTCGGTCTACCCTGGACATGTCTTTGCAGCAGAAGTGGAAGGTATTGTTGAAGCGACAGGTGAGTCACAAGGGACACTGCTAGCGCTGGATCAATCGGTGCGCACAACGACGGGTCAAAACGTCAACAACAAGCATCATTTTGTACGTTTGAAGATCCATGAAACAGATGGCTACGACATTCCGGTTGGGGCAGTGGGGCTGGCCTGGGTTAGTGGTGATAAGCCGATTGGTTTTCTAGCATTTCTTGATGTGATTCGTGGAATTATTCTGAGAATGAAGTCGCAGTTGTACTTTTTCTATTCAATCTAA
- a CDS encoding di-heme-cytochrome C peroxidase codes for MVTAICTSVAIIDGPTNGYTTQGLDPLVNSVVGSAVKKLDESALAAYEQYMGGELAAQPNNGINVPRDVRIKEDAEAFAGLTLAYNELIKLYDKCHAYKASELKCVGAFNLLVKLLEANTLAKDIDRQIDEFFKSPEQQLVDAEQATGQVYKARPLNGIWATAPYLHNGSVLSLMELLKPSEERLKSFYVGSRELDPVNVGLMNEETENSTLLDTTLLGNSNWGHDYGTQLTEQEKQALVEYMKTL; via the coding sequence GTGGTAACGGCTATTTGTACAAGCGTAGCGATTATCGATGGGCCAACCAATGGCTATACCACTCAGGGCCTCGATCCTTTGGTGAACTCGGTTGTTGGCAGTGCGGTTAAAAAGCTGGATGAATCCGCGTTAGCCGCTTACGAGCAATACATGGGAGGCGAGCTCGCCGCGCAGCCAAATAATGGCATCAATGTCCCGCGTGACGTGCGAATCAAGGAAGATGCCGAAGCATTTGCTGGCTTAACGCTTGCGTATAATGAGTTAATAAAGCTGTACGACAAATGTCATGCCTACAAAGCGAGTGAGTTAAAGTGTGTAGGCGCTTTTAATCTTTTGGTTAAACTCCTTGAAGCTAACACGTTAGCCAAAGACATCGACCGTCAAATTGATGAGTTCTTTAAGTCACCTGAGCAGCAGTTGGTCGACGCGGAGCAAGCCACAGGGCAGGTTTACAAAGCGAGGCCATTAAATGGCATTTGGGCGACGGCGCCATATTTGCACAATGGTTCGGTACTCAGTTTGATGGAGTTACTCAAACCGTCGGAGGAGCGATTGAAAAGTTTCTATGTTGGCAGCAGAGAGCTTGATCCCGTCAATGTCGGCTTGATGAACGAAGAGACGGAAAATTCAACGCTACTGGATACTACTTTGCTAGGAAACAGCAATTGGGGACATGACTATGGCACCCAACTGACAGAGCAGGAAAAGCAAGCGTTAGTGGAGTATATGAAGACGCTGTAA
- a CDS encoding DUF3626 domain-containing protein, which translates to MSSMNSVDLALSNIRRKATGGPLQRPLSITINFHPDRLTEDNTPLLLAMAKSGLIKSQFETQTSNGGLTAFQGGARWQWEQRVFDGAYDDAPNQLRPKYGALNYRQYPMGASPRFGSSYFKLKPHVLERSTFCYPDSFFQPDDFATNDRLSDLIDKASSANVDMLDDYIEAHIHGELKLIEDIESLVLDPIFKATDVEQYARELGVPILWHEGFELSIETMSFYPDYRGAQFVELAKQLATDGMINARALGHAVVHDGYDEQDVKKVWHYLARFGYKGYSGVDR; encoded by the coding sequence ATGAGCAGCATGAATTCGGTCGATTTAGCCCTCAGCAATATACGTCGAAAAGCGACAGGAGGCCCCTTGCAGAGACCTCTTTCCATCACGATTAATTTCCATCCTGATAGACTTACCGAAGACAACACGCCGCTGCTTTTGGCGATGGCGAAATCAGGTCTCATCAAATCCCAGTTTGAAACCCAAACGAGTAATGGTGGATTAACGGCTTTTCAAGGCGGTGCTCGCTGGCAATGGGAACAGAGAGTATTTGATGGAGCTTATGACGATGCACCTAATCAACTCAGACCTAAATACGGCGCGCTCAACTACCGTCAATACCCAATGGGAGCTTCGCCGAGGTTTGGCTCTTCCTATTTCAAACTCAAACCTCATGTTTTAGAGCGCAGCACATTTTGTTATCCGGATAGCTTCTTTCAACCGGACGATTTTGCTACCAATGACCGCTTAAGTGATTTGATCGATAAAGCCAGCAGTGCCAACGTTGACATGCTGGATGACTATATTGAAGCGCACATCCATGGAGAGCTGAAGTTAATCGAGGATATTGAAAGCTTAGTGCTCGATCCAATATTTAAAGCCACCGATGTGGAACAGTATGCGAGAGAACTTGGCGTACCAATACTATGGCACGAAGGCTTTGAGCTCAGCATCGAAACCATGAGTTTTTATCCAGACTATCGAGGCGCACAGTTTGTTGAACTGGCGAAACAGCTTGCTACAGATGGAATGATCAATGCCAGAGCTTTGGGGCATGCTGTGGTGCATGATGGTTATGATGAACAAGACGTCAAGAAAGTTTGGCACTATTTAGCGCGCTTTGGTTACAAGGGCTATAGCGGCGTAGATCGGTAA
- a CDS encoding protein-glutamate methylesterase/protein-glutamine glutaminase, with product MLKVLITDSNNSTCQNLKSIISSQSNMTVVGVAHDAHQARALIKEVEPDVVTLAIELVGMNGLAFLGKIMALRPMPVVVISQLFSNNPLLAKQAIKLGAASYIQKPNLSAVSSSHFDSFAREVIKKLREAESQFKRAQQTTLTQSHSSPLRPTLQQKPASVLTGQVSHRLIAIGASTGGTEAITTLLRCLPENSPGIVIAQHMPSGFTSSFAARLQGLCLVQVQEARHDEVIKSGHVYIAPGGYHLKIQKRAGCFYTQLNDDEPVNLHKPSVDILFESVAEQADKRGIGIILTGMGKDGARGLLKMKQAGAMTYAQDEQSSVVYGMPRAAKNLGAVSKILSLEAITAELINIEPVAS from the coding sequence ATGCTAAAAGTACTGATCACCGATTCTAATAATAGTACCTGCCAAAATCTAAAAAGCATCATCAGCAGTCAGAGCAACATGACGGTGGTTGGCGTCGCCCATGACGCTCACCAAGCCAGAGCGTTGATTAAAGAAGTCGAGCCCGACGTGGTCACGCTCGCCATCGAACTGGTTGGCATGAACGGTCTTGCGTTTCTTGGCAAAATTATGGCCCTGCGCCCTATGCCAGTTGTCGTCATTTCTCAGCTTTTCTCCAATAACCCATTGCTCGCCAAGCAAGCCATCAAACTGGGCGCTGCGTCCTACATTCAAAAGCCAAATTTATCCGCAGTGTCATCAAGCCATTTTGATTCCTTCGCCCGAGAGGTAATCAAAAAGCTAAGAGAAGCGGAGTCTCAGTTCAAACGCGCGCAACAAACAACGCTTACTCAAAGCCACTCATCACCGCTAAGACCGACATTGCAGCAAAAGCCAGCATCAGTATTGACAGGGCAAGTATCCCATCGACTCATTGCCATTGGCGCTTCAACCGGGGGAACCGAAGCCATTACCACACTACTTCGATGCCTGCCCGAAAATAGCCCAGGCATTGTCATTGCTCAGCACATGCCTTCAGGCTTTACCAGTTCATTTGCTGCACGGCTACAAGGTCTATGCTTGGTTCAGGTACAAGAAGCGCGCCATGATGAAGTGATCAAATCTGGCCACGTCTATATTGCGCCCGGCGGCTACCATCTAAAAATACAAAAACGCGCCGGCTGTTTTTACACACAGCTCAACGATGACGAGCCAGTCAATCTCCATAAACCTTCGGTTGACATTCTATTTGAGTCCGTTGCTGAGCAAGCAGATAAAAGGGGCATCGGTATCATTCTTACCGGGATGGGAAAAGATGGTGCGCGCGGCCTATTAAAAATGAAGCAAGCAGGCGCTATGACCTACGCGCAAGATGAGCAGAGCAGTGTGGTATACGGCATGCCTAGAGCTGCCAAGAACTTGGGAGCCGTGTCGAAAATACTGTCGCTTGAGGCCATCACGGCTGAGCTGATTAATATTGAACCGGTAGCCAGTTAA
- a CDS encoding CheR family methyltransferase — MIVHTHFEYTDDDFAAIASLIYKRVGIDLHSNKKKLVYNRLVGRLRAHQLSRFAQYIALLNDQYHVEWEYFVNALTTNLTYFFREPYHFTLLKQHVRDHYVGNRITEPIRIWCSACSTGEEAYSIAITMAEAFESYQPPVKILATDLNTQVLATAKHGRYTLEQLGSASEEQKKRFFHFNKASKMYEIKPEIQALVHFKRLNLMDHQWPMQKQFHAIFCRNVLIYFNRETQHSILTKFANYLPKDALLFLGHSESCPAEQTPFKLLKQTAYRRV, encoded by the coding sequence ATGATTGTACATACTCATTTTGAATATACTGATGATGACTTTGCTGCGATCGCTTCCCTTATCTACAAAAGAGTGGGTATTGACCTTCACAGCAACAAAAAAAAACTGGTCTACAATCGGTTAGTCGGAAGATTAAGAGCACATCAACTGAGCCGTTTTGCTCAGTATATTGCCTTGCTCAACGACCAGTACCACGTTGAGTGGGAGTACTTTGTCAACGCGCTCACCACCAACTTAACCTATTTCTTCCGCGAGCCTTATCACTTCACGCTTCTCAAGCAGCATGTTCGTGACCATTACGTTGGCAATAGAATCACAGAGCCAATTCGGATCTGGTGCAGTGCCTGTTCAACCGGTGAGGAAGCTTACAGCATCGCCATCACCATGGCAGAGGCATTTGAAAGCTATCAGCCTCCGGTCAAGATATTGGCGACGGATCTCAACACGCAGGTACTCGCGACCGCAAAGCATGGACGCTATACATTGGAGCAATTAGGCAGCGCGAGTGAGGAGCAAAAAAAACGCTTCTTTCACTTTAATAAAGCATCAAAGATGTATGAAATAAAACCAGAGATACAAGCGTTAGTACACTTTAAACGACTGAATCTTATGGATCATCAATGGCCGATGCAAAAGCAGTTTCACGCCATTTTTTGTCGCAATGTACTGATCTATTTCAACAGGGAGACCCAGCACTCTATCCTGACTAAGTTCGCGAATTATTTACCGAAAGACGCCTTGCTGTTTCTCGGTCATTCTGAAAGCTGCCCTGCGGAGCAAACGCCGTTCAAGCTACTAAAACAAACCGCTTACCGACGAGTATAA
- a CDS encoding methyl-accepting chemotaxis protein — translation MSNNDQEYLIKENEILVSTTDMSGRITFADDNFVRVSGFSKEELIGSPHNIVRHPDMPKEVFEDLWREIKAGNCWSGILKNKQKNGGFYWVKSDVTPLYKDGNQLGFMSVRSMPDKAELDNVKAQYAKFKDGEQDDHVIQSGKVVKKHRTNPLRALTIKQRLFGLVAIATVALLTVLGIGIHSSYTEKEAVEHLYNNHIESYSRLHSMDKLWIENRLLLQSLLLPNSFDYHVTAGQQLKQNTTELEQLSAALINKFDTEHASTIEKYRAIANQSTQLATTTLPEIYSTLMSSDASLHDSELFRTRVSVAISEIASYEDNLGALISENRVQSADIYDQSKQVFWFEVALASAITLLFIGIYLVFAYLFSHDINRRLKDIRRYFKRLVKQDYLFDIDVKNNDEIGQVLHSLKVMKVQLAYSMESVRQKAVSATRIKIALDNVSTNMMIEDSDHTIIYVNPAIEGMFEQAEQEFQTLAPDFDATKLVGTKIKDLNIPGLCAPHHQLSPVSGFEQEPHSANKELVQEVDINGRIFRIVSNPVIDATGQQIGYVTEWSDRTTEIAVEKEIEHVIASAVDGDFTKRMALDGKNPFFTMLCGNMNRLLEISEVSLADIVSVLSALAKGDLTAQIGADYSGAFGELKTSSNLTVSKLKEMIQHIKISADTINTATKEIAIGNIDLAQRTEKQARSLEVTSSSMEELTITVKQNSEHSKQANLLAKQTSDNARKGGEVVKQVVDNMSEIHTSSREIMNIISVIDSIAFQTNILALNAAVEAARAGEQGRGFAVVATEVRNLAQRSAAAAKEVESLINSSVNKIETGSKLASQAGDSISGVVNSIQDVAQLIEEITQASVEQSTGIDQVTQAILEVDDVTQQNSALVEEGSAAASSLEEQVANLALYVSVFDTGDQNVSDIGEVQLPAQESHLRPVSPRLLSNSDNEDWAEF, via the coding sequence ATGAGTAACAATGACCAAGAATACCTTATCAAAGAAAACGAGATACTGGTGTCAACCACGGACATGTCTGGGCGCATTACCTTTGCCGATGACAATTTTGTCCGCGTCAGCGGTTTCTCAAAAGAAGAGTTAATCGGAAGTCCGCACAACATTGTTCGCCACCCAGACATGCCGAAAGAAGTGTTTGAAGATCTTTGGCGCGAGATCAAAGCCGGAAACTGCTGGTCAGGGATCCTCAAAAACAAACAGAAAAATGGCGGCTTCTACTGGGTAAAATCCGATGTAACTCCCCTTTACAAAGACGGGAATCAACTTGGTTTCATGTCTGTTCGCTCCATGCCCGATAAAGCCGAACTCGATAATGTCAAAGCGCAGTACGCAAAATTCAAAGACGGCGAACAAGATGACCACGTCATACAAAGTGGCAAGGTGGTGAAAAAACACCGAACCAACCCACTGCGTGCACTTACCATTAAGCAGCGTCTGTTTGGCTTAGTCGCCATAGCTACCGTTGCCCTGCTTACTGTTCTCGGTATCGGCATACACAGCTCCTACACCGAAAAAGAAGCCGTTGAGCATCTTTACAACAACCATATAGAGTCCTATAGCCGACTACATAGCATGGACAAACTCTGGATAGAGAATCGTTTATTGCTGCAATCTCTACTGCTACCCAACAGCTTCGACTATCACGTCACCGCGGGGCAACAGCTCAAGCAAAACACGACCGAGTTAGAGCAGCTAAGCGCAGCACTGATCAACAAATTTGATACTGAACACGCCTCCACCATTGAGAAGTATCGAGCTATCGCCAACCAAAGCACTCAGCTTGCAACCACAACCCTACCTGAAATTTACAGCACTCTGATGTCAAGCGATGCCAGCCTTCACGACAGTGAACTGTTCAGAACTCGCGTTTCTGTCGCCATTTCAGAAATTGCCAGCTACGAAGACAATCTCGGCGCTCTGATTAGCGAGAATCGTGTTCAGTCTGCTGACATCTATGATCAAAGTAAGCAGGTGTTCTGGTTTGAGGTCGCCTTGGCCTCGGCTATCACCCTGCTGTTTATCGGCATCTACTTAGTGTTTGCGTATCTGTTTAGCCACGATATCAATCGTCGACTCAAAGACATCCGCCGTTACTTTAAACGACTCGTCAAGCAAGACTATCTGTTTGATATTGATGTCAAAAACAACGACGAAATCGGCCAAGTTCTCCATTCTCTGAAAGTCATGAAAGTACAACTCGCCTATAGTATGGAAAGCGTACGCCAAAAAGCAGTCTCGGCAACACGAATCAAAATCGCGTTAGACAACGTGAGTACTAACATGATGATCGAAGACAGTGACCACACCATTATCTACGTTAACCCAGCCATCGAAGGCATGTTTGAGCAAGCTGAGCAAGAATTCCAAACCTTAGCCCCTGATTTTGATGCAACAAAGCTTGTGGGAACCAAAATCAAAGATCTGAATATCCCAGGGCTTTGTGCTCCACACCATCAGCTCAGCCCTGTGAGTGGATTCGAGCAAGAGCCGCATTCTGCCAATAAAGAGCTAGTGCAGGAGGTGGATATCAACGGCCGCATTTTCCGCATCGTCAGCAATCCCGTCATCGATGCGACAGGCCAGCAAATTGGTTATGTCACCGAATGGTCGGATCGCACCACAGAGATCGCGGTCGAGAAAGAGATTGAGCATGTCATTGCCTCTGCCGTTGATGGTGACTTCACCAAACGCATGGCGCTTGATGGCAAGAACCCGTTCTTCACCATGCTGTGTGGCAACATGAATCGCTTGCTAGAAATTAGCGAAGTGAGTTTGGCTGACATTGTTTCCGTGCTGTCTGCGTTAGCCAAAGGCGATCTTACCGCGCAAATTGGCGCCGATTATTCAGGTGCGTTTGGCGAGCTTAAAACTAGCTCGAACCTTACTGTCAGCAAGCTCAAAGAGATGATTCAGCACATCAAAATCTCGGCAGACACCATCAATACTGCGACCAAAGAAATTGCCATTGGCAACATCGATCTCGCGCAGCGTACTGAAAAGCAAGCGCGCAGTCTTGAAGTGACTTCATCCAGCATGGAAGAGTTAACCATCACCGTCAAACAAAACTCCGAGCACTCCAAACAAGCCAACCTACTAGCGAAACAGACCTCAGACAATGCACGTAAAGGCGGCGAAGTTGTTAAGCAAGTGGTTGATAACATGTCAGAGATCCATACCAGCTCACGAGAGATCATGAACATTATCTCCGTCATCGACAGTATTGCTTTTCAGACCAATATTCTCGCGCTTAATGCTGCCGTCGAGGCTGCTAGAGCGGGAGAGCAAGGACGTGGATTCGCGGTTGTTGCTACCGAAGTTCGTAACTTAGCACAGCGCTCTGCCGCGGCGGCCAAAGAGGTAGAGAGCCTGATTAATTCTTCAGTGAATAAGATTGAGACTGGCTCGAAGCTGGCCTCACAAGCCGGTGATTCTATCTCTGGCGTGGTCAATTCCATTCAAGATGTGGCACAGCTGATTGAAGAAATCACCCAAGCCTCAGTTGAGCAAAGCACGGGGATCGATCAGGTGACTCAAGCAATACTGGAAGTCGATGATGTGACCCAGCAAAACTCCGCTTTGGTGGAAGAAGGCTCTGCGGCAGCCAGTTCGCTCGAAGAACAGGTGGCTAACTTAGCGCTTTATGTCTCGGTGTTTGATACCGGGGATCAAAATGTCAGTGACATTGGAGAGGTGCAACTTCCCGCTCAGGAGAGCCATTTAAGACCCGTCAGCCCTCGTCTACTTTCTAACAGTGACAATGAGGACTGGGCCGAGTTTTGA